One window of the Lytechinus pictus isolate F3 Inbred chromosome 5, Lp3.0, whole genome shotgun sequence genome contains the following:
- the LOC129261981 gene encoding protein sprouty homolog 3-like, whose amino-acid sequence MAQDGGDLVVRQPTSVHGSPTGSIPILLPQGWRNRNLLTLRSATGDEARPNEYVDTNNDRLNGRNNNESPNSRSAENSGDEGHPRSDLIVIRDPKGKAKVLRVVKSKPDEKLKGKSEQSSPITPTHRGEFHGKGEEKLSKDPFPCPQCGYCRCEKCRNSNRLPSTWCCNGRCECSPECVLNCCTCMTCVKSLFYHCARESDREYAYCTDDPCSCRPHLRCTRWTCLSLLSLCLPCLCCYLPGRGALEAYRQCHSQGRQGCQCSRWENGEAYDAL is encoded by the coding sequence ATGGCCCAAGATGGTGGAGATTTGGTAGTACGGCAGCCCACGTCTGTACACGGCTCGCCGACAGGATCAATCCCTATCCTGCTACCACAAGGCTGGCGTAATCGCAATCTTCTGACGCTCAGGTCAGCTACTGGAGACGAGGCGCGACCTAATGAATACGTGGACACCAACAACGATAGACTAAATGGTAGGAATAATAACGAATCGCCAAACTCAAGATCTGCTGAGAACTCTGGAGATGAAGGGCATCCAAGAAGTGATCTCATTGTGATCAGGGACCCCAAAGGTAAAGCGAAAGTACTCAGAGTTGTGAAATCAAAACCTGACGAGAAACTTAAAGGTAAAAGCGAACAGTCATCACCGATAACACCGACACATCGTGGTGAATTTCATgggaaaggagaagaaaaactGAGTAAGGATCCATTTCCTTGCCCTCAGTGTGGTTATTGTAGGTGTGAGAAGTGCAGAAATAGCAATAGACTACCAAGTACGTGGTGTTGCAACGGAAGGTGCGAATGCTCTCCGGAGTGTGTTCTAAACTGCTGTACATGCATGACATGCGTAAAAAGCTTATTTTATCATTGTGCAAGAGAATCAGACAGAGAGTACGCCTATTGTACTGATGACCCTTGCTCCTGTCGGCCTCACTTACGATGTACTAGATGGACTTGCTTGAGTCTCTTGTCCTTATGCTTGCCTTGTTTATGTTGTTACCTTCCTGGGCGAGGAGCACTCGAAGCCTACAGACAATGCCATTCTCAGGGAAGACAAGGATGTCAGTGCAGCAGATGGGAGAACGGTGAAGCATATGACGCGTTATGA